The Lolium rigidum isolate FL_2022 chromosome 1, APGP_CSIRO_Lrig_0.1, whole genome shotgun sequence region GCAGTGAGATCGGGAGGAAGATCGCCGAGGCGGAGATGGACCTCACCAAGGCAAAGAGCGAAGGGTACTTGTGGGGGAACGGGACTGGTACTACAGCTTCCGACAAGAAGAAGCTTCTTGCTGTCATTGGGGTTTATACTGGTTTCGGATCCCGGCTCAAGAGGAACACCTTCCGTGGCTCGTGGATGCCGAGAGGTTTGCTGGTCTTGTTCTTTTGGTTtacagttttgagtgcaaatataaGCCCATACCTGGTAGCACTGACTAGTTGAAAAGACTTAAACTGTGAATGGTAAATGCATTGCTTTGGGAATGTAGGTTTATGGGGGTTGGTAAATGGTCGAAATTGGTAAGTATAAAGAAGCAATGCAACATATATTTTGTGTTCTGACCCAAACTGCTGAACCTAAAACTTGGCCTCTAACTTAATATTTAGTCTGTCCGGTTACTGTTGCTGAAAGAAACCAGGATTCCCTTCAACTCATAGGATAACTCTGCTTTCCTACTGTAAATTTCAGGTGATGCTTTAAAGAAGCTTGAGGAAAAGGGTGTAGTCATTCGTTTTGTTATTGGCCGGAGGTTTTGTTCTCCAACCAAACCTTTGAATTGTATTAAGATCTTAGTGTAGAGTCCATCCATGTCATTCCCATTCTCGTGTTATATTCATTTTTTTGAGTGCATGTCCACCGATTGAAAATTTCATTTTTTGACACTACAGTCCAAATCGAGGTGATAGCTTGGACCGTAATATCAATGAGGAAAGTAGAAAGACAAACGATTTCTTGATTCTGGTATGTCTCGGTTGATATCTAATATCATGTATGTTCTCAGTTTACCTTCAGATCTTCACTATTTGTGGTATTGCCTGCATAAGAATTTTACCTTGCTTGTCTGCATGGAAGACTATGTtgcttcctcaagaatcttacgtCTGTAATACCACAAAGAAATATTCCAGTTATCATATTTTTTCTGTTTTATCTGAATATTATTTTTACTGTTCCTATGAAATTCATTCAGCTTGAAAGGATCTCAAAGACAGTTTTGTAATGTTTACTGTCAAAGCTTGGAACTAATGCACCTTGTTGTAAACAAATCAATGACCATTCAGGAAAGTCACGAGGAAGCTGCAGAGGAGTTACCTAGCAAAGTTAAGTTTTTCTTCAGTGCCGCAATAGAAGCTTGGGATGCAGAGTTTTACGTCAAAGTTGATGATAACATTAATCTTGATTTAGGTAACTGAGGTTTCTATTTTTGTATTTAGCACTATATTTCCTATTGCTGATTTCTTGATCTTACTTTTTTTTCCCTGATTCCCCTGCATTTGGCAATTAGCTGGGTTAATTGAGATGCTTGAAGGCCGTCGAGGTAGCCAAGGATTGTACATGGGCTGCATGAAATCTGGAATGGTAGTTAGTGAAGAGTATGTGCTTTCCTTCCCTTCATCATCATTATTA contains the following coding sequences:
- the LOC124670290 gene encoding hydroxyproline O-galactosyltransferase HPGT3-like, whose product is METLASAMRRDNRRFKASSSSTTSSSAGRVPLVMAFLSCLAWLYVAGRLWQDAQTRAILSGLLEKSSGNLPKAVSVDDKLRNLGCTEIGRKIAEAEMDLTKAKSEGYLWGNGTGTTASDKKKLLAVIGVYTGFGSRLKRNTFRGSWMPRGDALKKLEEKGVVIRFVIGRSPNRGDSLDRNINEESRKTNDFLILESHEEAAEELPSKVKFFFSAAIEAWDAEFYVKVDDNINLDLAGLIEMLEGRRGSQGLYMGCMKSGMVVSEEEQQWYEPEWWKFGDAKTYFRHASGSLFILSNNLARYININSASLQSYAHDDISVGSWMMGLNATYVDDDRLCCLTSTQEKVCSSG